A stretch of Mastomys coucha isolate ucsf_1 unplaced genomic scaffold, UCSF_Mcou_1 pScaffold3, whole genome shotgun sequence DNA encodes these proteins:
- the Pp2d1 gene encoding protein phosphatase 2C-like domain-containing protein 1 isoform X1, with protein MMSKSRPWACCGKQPTLDPRIFRLQDPGISGERRVAFEGGATNGRSPKTVFWRSKAWSEKTSTFTSDEDHKVVRTKVGKRRRPRARRMSDVEDSTEQLNADDMVTFPCSVCHQELNKDRNFLHKKHHNALSMLGFQWMGGRKPKSTMVSFHREYIISNLLRSSTYSEKALQSMNYAFELLWKNQVPSNFKLCDKVGQTSTYSPSSYHLMIKGIAICSNSNSTWKAEPNCKFTVVNDFGDKANVFFFGLFDSHSGYAAADLASKEFQVLLLHQLSIQDPSYQMTAEQQQLINSFHTVFREEYRAREEAFSSTYKTFRTSRREYEDIHKAFAKAFWRMDRLLRLGRNEVSRVRWSGCSALTCILEGGIKNPHANKDWEKKYQQGSTSFPFQQTPQIISGVLHIANAGNVQAVLCRNGKGFCLTKEHTTRNSKERRRVLTSEAVISSDDPYGLLDGHIKTTRGLGFHGNLRLKKSIIPVPQTISVPIDDLCQFLILATNGLWQVLDKKEVTALVITLFHAYKDRHVSGPKDKLRPSRGLFSPADSSIRVLFQYQPENEDITPTTDVTGLSGSIYAEAYSHQAVSSETFPPEVTPCSTKENNSLPALDSKQESEEELCINNFYKGAAEYIGCELVSAAIEGGSRDSVTVMVMFLNGSEFHRKK; from the exons AGTGTTTTGGAGATCAAAAGCATGGAGTGAGAAAACTTCAACATTTACTTCGGATGAGGATCACAAGGTCGTCAGAACAAAAGTTGGCAAAAGGAGAAGGCCTAGAGCAAGACGCATGAGTGACGTGGAGGACTCTACTGAGCAGCTGAATGCTGACGACATGGTCACATTCCCCTGCTCTGTCTGCCACCAAGAACTGAACAAAGATAGGAATTTTCTCCATAAGAAACATCACAATGCTTTGAGTATGCTGGGTTTCCagtggatgggagggaggaaacCAAAATCTACAATGGTCAGTTTTCATAGAGAGTATATAATTTCTAACCTTTTGAGATCTTCTACATACAGTGAAAAAGCCCTTCAGAGTATGAATTATGCATTTGAGCTTCTTTGGAAGAATCAAGTTCCATCAAACTTCAAACTTTGTGATAAGGTTGGCCAGACTTCTACGTATTCTCCAAGCAGCTACCATCTGATGATTAAAGGAATAGCCATCTGTAGCAATAGTAATTCAACCTGGAAAGCTGAGCCGAACTGTAAATTCACGGTCGTCAACGATTTTGGTGATAAggccaatgttttctttttcgGTTTATTTGATAGCCATTCTGGTTATGCAGCAGCAGACCTGGCATCAAAGGAGTTTCAGGTTTTACTTCTCCATCAACTGTCTATACAGGATCCTTCCTACCAAATGACAGCTGAGCAGCAGCAACTGATCAATTCCTTTCATACTGTGTTCAGGGAAGAATACAGAGCCAGAGAAGAGGCCTTCTCTTCCACATACAAAACCTTCAGAACTAGTAGACGGGAGTATGAGGATATACACAAAGCCTTTGCAAAGGCATTTTGGAGAATGGATAGGCTTCTCCGGCTTGGAAGGAATGAAGTTTCCCGGGTTCGATGGAGTGGTTGCTCAGCACTCACTTGTATATTAGAGGGTGGGATTAAGAACCCACATGCTAATAAAGACTGGGAAAAAAAGTATCAGCAGGGTTCTACCAGTTTTCCCTTCCAGCAGACTCCACAGATCATATCTGGAGTACTACACATTGCAAATGCTG GAAATGTGCAAGCAGTCTTATGCAGAAATGGAAAAGGGTTTTGCTTGACCAAGGAACACACTACACGaaacagcaaagaaagaagaagagtcCTTACCAGTGAAGCAGTGATCAGCTCAGATGACCCCTATGGCCTCTTGGATGGACACATCAAAACCACTAGGGGTCTTGGATTCCATGGAAACCTCAGACTAAAAAAGTCCATTATTCCAGTCCCGCAAACAATTTCTGTCCCTATAGATGATTTATGTCAGTTTCTCATCTTAGCCACTAATGGACTTTGGCAAGTTTTGGACAAGAAGGAAGTCACTGCACTGGTAATCACCTTGTTTCATGcatacaaagacagacatgtTTCTGGTCCTAAAGACAAGCTCCGGCCATCTAGAGGCCTCTTTTCCCCAGCAGACAGTAGCATCCGCGTGCTGTTCCAGTATCAGcctgaaaatgaagacatcacACCAACTACAGATGTAACAGGCTTATCTGGCTCAATATATGCTGAAGCTTACAGTCACCAGGCTGTATCTTCAGAAACATTTCCTCCAGAAGTGACCCCTTGcagcacaaaagaaaataacagcTTACCCGCTCTAGACAGTAAGCAGGAAAGTGAGGAAGAACTATGTATTAATAATTTCTATAAAGGTGCAGCTGAGTACATTGGCTGTGAACTTGTAAGTGCTGCAATAGAAGGTGGTTCCAGAGACAGCGTCACTGTTATGGTAATGTTTCTCAATGGAAGTGAGtttcacaggaagaaataa
- the Pp2d1 gene encoding protein phosphatase 2C-like domain-containing protein 1 isoform X2, with protein sequence MDWEVNAPLRVFWRSKAWSEKTSTFTSDEDHKVVRTKVGKRRRPRARRMSDVEDSTEQLNADDMVTFPCSVCHQELNKDRNFLHKKHHNALSMLGFQWMGGRKPKSTMVSFHREYIISNLLRSSTYSEKALQSMNYAFELLWKNQVPSNFKLCDKVGQTSTYSPSSYHLMIKGIAICSNSNSTWKAEPNCKFTVVNDFGDKANVFFFGLFDSHSGYAAADLASKEFQVLLLHQLSIQDPSYQMTAEQQQLINSFHTVFREEYRAREEAFSSTYKTFRTSRREYEDIHKAFAKAFWRMDRLLRLGRNEVSRVRWSGCSALTCILEGGIKNPHANKDWEKKYQQGSTSFPFQQTPQIISGVLHIANAGNVQAVLCRNGKGFCLTKEHTTRNSKERRRVLTSEAVISSDDPYGLLDGHIKTTRGLGFHGNLRLKKSIIPVPQTISVPIDDLCQFLILATNGLWQVLDKKEVTALVITLFHAYKDRHVSGPKDKLRPSRGLFSPADSSIRVLFQYQPENEDITPTTDVTGLSGSIYAEAYSHQAVSSETFPPEVTPCSTKENNSLPALDSKQESEEELCINNFYKGAAEYIGCELVSAAIEGGSRDSVTVMVMFLNGSEFHRKK encoded by the exons AGTGTTTTGGAGATCAAAAGCATGGAGTGAGAAAACTTCAACATTTACTTCGGATGAGGATCACAAGGTCGTCAGAACAAAAGTTGGCAAAAGGAGAAGGCCTAGAGCAAGACGCATGAGTGACGTGGAGGACTCTACTGAGCAGCTGAATGCTGACGACATGGTCACATTCCCCTGCTCTGTCTGCCACCAAGAACTGAACAAAGATAGGAATTTTCTCCATAAGAAACATCACAATGCTTTGAGTATGCTGGGTTTCCagtggatgggagggaggaaacCAAAATCTACAATGGTCAGTTTTCATAGAGAGTATATAATTTCTAACCTTTTGAGATCTTCTACATACAGTGAAAAAGCCCTTCAGAGTATGAATTATGCATTTGAGCTTCTTTGGAAGAATCAAGTTCCATCAAACTTCAAACTTTGTGATAAGGTTGGCCAGACTTCTACGTATTCTCCAAGCAGCTACCATCTGATGATTAAAGGAATAGCCATCTGTAGCAATAGTAATTCAACCTGGAAAGCTGAGCCGAACTGTAAATTCACGGTCGTCAACGATTTTGGTGATAAggccaatgttttctttttcgGTTTATTTGATAGCCATTCTGGTTATGCAGCAGCAGACCTGGCATCAAAGGAGTTTCAGGTTTTACTTCTCCATCAACTGTCTATACAGGATCCTTCCTACCAAATGACAGCTGAGCAGCAGCAACTGATCAATTCCTTTCATACTGTGTTCAGGGAAGAATACAGAGCCAGAGAAGAGGCCTTCTCTTCCACATACAAAACCTTCAGAACTAGTAGACGGGAGTATGAGGATATACACAAAGCCTTTGCAAAGGCATTTTGGAGAATGGATAGGCTTCTCCGGCTTGGAAGGAATGAAGTTTCCCGGGTTCGATGGAGTGGTTGCTCAGCACTCACTTGTATATTAGAGGGTGGGATTAAGAACCCACATGCTAATAAAGACTGGGAAAAAAAGTATCAGCAGGGTTCTACCAGTTTTCCCTTCCAGCAGACTCCACAGATCATATCTGGAGTACTACACATTGCAAATGCTG GAAATGTGCAAGCAGTCTTATGCAGAAATGGAAAAGGGTTTTGCTTGACCAAGGAACACACTACACGaaacagcaaagaaagaagaagagtcCTTACCAGTGAAGCAGTGATCAGCTCAGATGACCCCTATGGCCTCTTGGATGGACACATCAAAACCACTAGGGGTCTTGGATTCCATGGAAACCTCAGACTAAAAAAGTCCATTATTCCAGTCCCGCAAACAATTTCTGTCCCTATAGATGATTTATGTCAGTTTCTCATCTTAGCCACTAATGGACTTTGGCAAGTTTTGGACAAGAAGGAAGTCACTGCACTGGTAATCACCTTGTTTCATGcatacaaagacagacatgtTTCTGGTCCTAAAGACAAGCTCCGGCCATCTAGAGGCCTCTTTTCCCCAGCAGACAGTAGCATCCGCGTGCTGTTCCAGTATCAGcctgaaaatgaagacatcacACCAACTACAGATGTAACAGGCTTATCTGGCTCAATATATGCTGAAGCTTACAGTCACCAGGCTGTATCTTCAGAAACATTTCCTCCAGAAGTGACCCCTTGcagcacaaaagaaaataacagcTTACCCGCTCTAGACAGTAAGCAGGAAAGTGAGGAAGAACTATGTATTAATAATTTCTATAAAGGTGCAGCTGAGTACATTGGCTGTGAACTTGTAAGTGCTGCAATAGAAGGTGGTTCCAGAGACAGCGTCACTGTTATGGTAATGTTTCTCAATGGAAGTGAGtttcacaggaagaaataa